One stretch of Sebastes umbrosus isolate fSebUmb1 chromosome 5, fSebUmb1.pri, whole genome shotgun sequence DNA includes these proteins:
- the shdb gene encoding src homology 2 domain containing transforming protein D, b isoform X1: MAKWLKDYLSFGSRKVPPQPPTPDYTESEILKAYRLQRDLDFEDPYEDSESRSRGETGTPDPATPVYGSPMKSSTVDVKSPKHRLIKVDSQELGRTKILLSAVSLEDQQEPVVPSAPLAGDTDYSDPFDARLDHRPEPDLRPVPCENNGYMEPYEAQRVITELQRGPGGGRSRGGVQLYDTPYEDERGQRLGLLYGEPQEEGKESSRLPQDDERPADEYDQPWEWKKDHISKAFAEMRELSELPWPAPVGQLEEEPPVREQVQFDGAEWDRSSSPTERLRPPGPRSSPLAGGGMKFRMPQEGLNMVGERVDPTLPLEKQVWYHGSLSRSEAESLLTLCKECSYLVRNSQNNRSDYTLSLRSCQGFMHMKFTQYKDGKYVLGQNSPPFDTIPEVIHFYTTHKLPIRGAEHLSLLFPVLVQTL; encoded by the exons ATGGCCAAGTGGCTGAAAGACTACCTGAGCTTTGGCAGCAGGAAGGTTCCCCCACAGCCGCCCACACCAGACTACACAGAGAGCGAGATCCTCAAAGCCTACCGGCTCCAGAGGGACCTGGACTTCGAGGATCCCTACGAGGACTCTGAAAGCAGGTCCAGGGGCGAGACTGGGACTCCTGACCCCGCCACACCAGTGTATGGCTCTCCCATGAAGTCGTCCACTGTGGATGTGAAGTCACCCAAACACAGACTGATCAAAGTGGACTCCCAGGAGCTGGGGCGCACCAAGATCCTCCTCAGTGCCGTCTCTTTGGAGGACCAGCAAGAACCT GTGGTGCCGTCTGCTCCGTTGGCAGGAGACACAGATTATTCTGACCCGTTTGATGCTCGCTTGGACCACAGGCCAGAACCAGATCTCAGACCTGTTCCCTGCGAGAACAACGGCTACATGGAGCCGTATGAGGCCCAGAGGGTCATAACAG AGCTGCAGCGCGGTCCAGGGGGAGGACGGTCGCGGGGCGGTGTGCAGCTCTACGACACCCCCTACGAAGACGAGCGAGGCCAGCGCCTGGGTCTGTTGTACGGTGAACCTCAGGAGGAGGGCAAGGAGAGCAGCAGGCTGCCACAAGATGACGAGAGACCGGCTGATGAGTACGACCAACCCTGGGAATGGAAGAAGGATCATATCTCCAAAGCTTTTGCAG AAATGAGGGAGTTGTCGGAGTTGCCCTGGCCTGCCCCGGTGggtcagctggaggaggagccccCCGTCAGAGAGCAAG TGCAGTTTGATGGCGCAGAATGGGACCGCTCCTCGTCGCCCACGGAGCGGTTGCGTCCACCGGGGCCCAGGTCCAGCCCACTGGCAGGAGGGGGGATGAAATTTCGAATGCCGCAGGAAGGCCTCAACATGGTGGGGGAGAGGGTGGACCCCACTCTGCCTCTGGAGAAGCAGGT GTGGTACCACGGTTCACTGTCGCGTTCGGAGGCAGAGTCGCTGCTAACTCTGTGTAAAGAGTGTAGCTACCTGGTGAGGAACAGTCAGAACAACCGCTCTGACTACACCCTGTCTCTACG GAGCTGCCAGGGTTTCATGCACATGAAGTTCACGCAGTATAAAGACGGCAAGTACGTGCTGGGACAGAACAGCCCCCCCTTCGACACCATCCCAGAAGTCATCCACTTCTACACCACACACAAACTCCCGATCCGAGGCGCCGAGCATCTGTCCCTGCTGTTCCCCGTGTTGGTGCAGACGCTCTGA
- the shdb gene encoding src homology 2 domain containing transforming protein D, b isoform X2: MAKWLKDYLSFGSRKVPPQPPTPDYTESEILKAYRLQRDLDFEDPYEDSESRSRGETGTPDPATPVYGSPMKSSTVDVKSPKHRLIKVDSQELGRTKILLSAVSLEDQQEPVVPSAPLAGDTDYSDPFDARLDHRPEPDLRPVPCENNGYMEPYEAQRVITELQRGPGGGRSRGGVQLYDTPYEDERGQRLGLLYGEPQEEGKESSRLPQDDERPADEYDQPWEWKKDHISKAFAVQFDGAEWDRSSSPTERLRPPGPRSSPLAGGGMKFRMPQEGLNMVGERVDPTLPLEKQVWYHGSLSRSEAESLLTLCKECSYLVRNSQNNRSDYTLSLRSCQGFMHMKFTQYKDGKYVLGQNSPPFDTIPEVIHFYTTHKLPIRGAEHLSLLFPVLVQTL, from the exons ATGGCCAAGTGGCTGAAAGACTACCTGAGCTTTGGCAGCAGGAAGGTTCCCCCACAGCCGCCCACACCAGACTACACAGAGAGCGAGATCCTCAAAGCCTACCGGCTCCAGAGGGACCTGGACTTCGAGGATCCCTACGAGGACTCTGAAAGCAGGTCCAGGGGCGAGACTGGGACTCCTGACCCCGCCACACCAGTGTATGGCTCTCCCATGAAGTCGTCCACTGTGGATGTGAAGTCACCCAAACACAGACTGATCAAAGTGGACTCCCAGGAGCTGGGGCGCACCAAGATCCTCCTCAGTGCCGTCTCTTTGGAGGACCAGCAAGAACCT GTGGTGCCGTCTGCTCCGTTGGCAGGAGACACAGATTATTCTGACCCGTTTGATGCTCGCTTGGACCACAGGCCAGAACCAGATCTCAGACCTGTTCCCTGCGAGAACAACGGCTACATGGAGCCGTATGAGGCCCAGAGGGTCATAACAG AGCTGCAGCGCGGTCCAGGGGGAGGACGGTCGCGGGGCGGTGTGCAGCTCTACGACACCCCCTACGAAGACGAGCGAGGCCAGCGCCTGGGTCTGTTGTACGGTGAACCTCAGGAGGAGGGCAAGGAGAGCAGCAGGCTGCCACAAGATGACGAGAGACCGGCTGATGAGTACGACCAACCCTGGGAATGGAAGAAGGATCATATCTCCAAAGCTTTTGCAG TGCAGTTTGATGGCGCAGAATGGGACCGCTCCTCGTCGCCCACGGAGCGGTTGCGTCCACCGGGGCCCAGGTCCAGCCCACTGGCAGGAGGGGGGATGAAATTTCGAATGCCGCAGGAAGGCCTCAACATGGTGGGGGAGAGGGTGGACCCCACTCTGCCTCTGGAGAAGCAGGT GTGGTACCACGGTTCACTGTCGCGTTCGGAGGCAGAGTCGCTGCTAACTCTGTGTAAAGAGTGTAGCTACCTGGTGAGGAACAGTCAGAACAACCGCTCTGACTACACCCTGTCTCTACG GAGCTGCCAGGGTTTCATGCACATGAAGTTCACGCAGTATAAAGACGGCAAGTACGTGCTGGGACAGAACAGCCCCCCCTTCGACACCATCCCAGAAGTCATCCACTTCTACACCACACACAAACTCCCGATCCGAGGCGCCGAGCATCTGTCCCTGCTGTTCCCCGTGTTGGTGCAGACGCTCTGA